From one Leptospira stimsonii genomic stretch:
- a CDS encoding HTTM domain-containing protein: protein MREKRIPNLYSRAFDPVPAWSLGFYRIVFGFLLFILAFRYFANGWISRYFLDPVFHFKFYGLSWVGVLPAWILYPLFVSLLFFAIFISLGIFYRISVLCFFIIFTYINLLEVAVYLNHYYLICLILFLLIWIPADRGLNIFHIFRIFKNKAIQEIEPIPAWNLYLLRFQIGVVYFFGGIGKLVPDWLIDAQPVRIWLLRNSDIPIFGPTLSMPAMGYLFSYAGLIFDLTVPFLLLNRKTRAFGYSLVLIFHFLTWKLFPIGMFPWVMILNATLFFSPTWPVDLFRFLKNRSMLPNRENILLFLWTRFPIHFRKSVFSLIESLLFFLEKKSFQSENFLFSKVTNLRNKFGFLLSDRSFRYFWILYILLQILLPLRHFLYPGYHLWTEQGFRFSWQIMLVQKNGIASFRVVNQQTGETTVVLPESHLNEIQRIMMSYQPDLILQFAHWIGENEKARTGQDVSVYADVMVSLNGRKSQILIDPERDLMKVTNSLTNKEWVLSGDED, encoded by the coding sequence ATGCGAGAAAAACGAATTCCCAATCTTTACTCCCGGGCCTTTGATCCAGTTCCTGCCTGGTCGCTCGGTTTTTACAGAATCGTCTTCGGTTTTCTGCTTTTTATATTAGCGTTTCGTTATTTTGCAAACGGATGGATCTCGAGATACTTTTTGGATCCCGTTTTTCACTTTAAATTCTACGGTCTTTCTTGGGTTGGCGTTCTTCCTGCATGGATTTTATATCCGCTTTTTGTTTCGCTTCTTTTTTTCGCGATTTTCATTTCCCTCGGAATCTTCTACAGAATATCCGTTCTTTGTTTTTTTATCATCTTCACTTATATCAATCTTCTCGAAGTCGCGGTTTATTTAAATCATTACTATCTCATCTGCCTGATTCTCTTTTTATTGATTTGGATTCCCGCGGACAGGGGATTGAATATATTTCATATTTTTAGAATATTCAAAAACAAAGCGATTCAGGAAATTGAACCGATTCCCGCCTGGAATTTATATCTTCTTCGATTTCAGATCGGAGTCGTTTATTTTTTCGGTGGAATCGGCAAACTCGTCCCGGATTGGCTTATCGACGCACAACCGGTTCGGATCTGGCTTTTACGAAACTCGGATATCCCGATCTTCGGACCTACACTTTCGATGCCGGCGATGGGGTATCTTTTTAGTTACGCCGGTTTGATTTTCGACCTTACCGTTCCATTCTTACTTTTGAATCGAAAAACGAGAGCATTCGGATATTCATTAGTTCTTATATTTCATTTTTTAACTTGGAAGTTGTTTCCGATCGGAATGTTTCCGTGGGTGATGATTCTGAATGCGACACTTTTCTTTTCGCCGACTTGGCCTGTGGATCTGTTTCGTTTTCTCAAGAACAGAAGTATGCTCCCGAATCGGGAGAATATTCTTCTTTTCTTATGGACTCGTTTTCCGATTCATTTTAGAAAATCGGTTTTCTCTCTTATTGAATCGTTGTTGTTTTTTTTGGAAAAAAAGTCCTTCCAATCGGAGAATTTTCTTTTTTCCAAAGTTACGAATTTAAGAAATAAATTCGGTTTTCTTTTATCGGATCGTTCTTTTCGTTACTTTTGGATTCTTTATATTCTTTTACAGATTCTTTTACCGCTTCGACATTTTCTTTATCCGGGTTATCACCTCTGGACGGAACAAGGATTTCGATTCTCCTGGCAGATCATGCTCGTCCAAAAAAACGGGATCGCTTCCTTTCGCGTCGTAAATCAACAGACCGGTGAAACGACGGTTGTTCTTCCGGAATCCCATCTTAACGAGATCCAAAGGATTATGATGAGTTATCAACCGGATTTAATTCTTCAATTTGCTCATTGGATCGGTGAAAACGAAAAGGCAAGAACAGGCCAGGACGTTTCCGTCTATGCGGACGTGATGGTTTCTTTAAACGGCAGAAAGAGTCAGATTTTGATCGACCCGGAAAGAGACCTTATGAAAGTCACGAATTCCCTCACAAACAAAGAGTGGGTTCTTTCCGGAGACGAGGACTAA
- a CDS encoding DNA-processing protein DprA, with translation MNLLVLADPKVSQICFRTRIFKNWNSWGQAENDLRSSLPESILKNAMVSAGKISDEVHELGFDFISFFDEEYPPLLKEIFDPPLILFIKGNRNILRENFAAVVGTREPSPISSFASTLLPSFLKTQGFFGIVSGLAKGIDAVSMRYALDEGLAVIGVLGTGPETEYPNENKNLYRSMKESDRALILTEYPPGHVPLKYSFPKRNRIITGICSSVFIMEAPEKSGAISSAHNAIEQNRQIFIFSHPSQTRNQGGELLIREGADVLDLKTISLGMEEVFHSNELLPDSQSEIPGMLAELSKKRFSGEWNHIGSGYYARKTNSQSLLPGL, from the coding sequence ATGAATCTCCTAGTTTTAGCGGATCCGAAAGTTTCTCAAATTTGTTTTCGGACAAGAATATTCAAAAATTGGAATTCTTGGGGTCAAGCGGAAAACGATTTACGTTCTTCTCTTCCCGAATCGATTTTGAAGAACGCGATGGTTTCCGCAGGAAAAATCTCGGATGAAGTGCATGAACTCGGATTCGATTTTATTTCCTTTTTCGACGAGGAATATCCACCGCTCTTAAAAGAAATCTTTGATCCGCCTCTGATTCTTTTTATAAAGGGAAATCGAAACATTCTTAGAGAGAATTTCGCGGCAGTAGTGGGAACGAGAGAGCCGTCTCCTATTTCCTCTTTCGCTTCGACGTTGCTTCCTTCTTTTCTTAAAACCCAAGGTTTTTTCGGAATCGTTTCCGGTCTCGCGAAAGGTATCGACGCAGTTTCTATGCGTTATGCGCTCGATGAAGGTTTGGCGGTGATCGGAGTTCTTGGAACCGGACCAGAAACGGAATATCCTAACGAAAATAAAAATTTGTATCGGAGCATGAAAGAATCGGATCGCGCTTTGATTCTTACCGAATATCCTCCGGGCCATGTCCCATTAAAATATTCTTTTCCAAAACGAAATCGAATCATCACCGGAATCTGTTCTTCCGTTTTTATTATGGAGGCTCCGGAAAAATCGGGAGCCATTTCTTCCGCACACAACGCTATCGAACAGAATCGTCAGATCTTTATTTTTTCTCATCCGAGCCAAACCCGAAATCAGGGCGGAGAACTTTTGATTCGCGAAGGAGCGGACGTCTTGGATCTGAAAACCATCTCTTTGGGAATGGAAGAAGTCTTTCACTCGAACGAGCTTTTGCCCGATTCTCAATCGGAGATTCCAGGAATGCTTGCAGAACTTTCAAAGAAACGTTTTTCTGGCGAGTGGAATCACATCGGATCCGGTTATTATGCGAGAAAAACGAATTCCCAATCTTTACTCCCGGGCCTTTGA
- a CDS encoding tetratricopeptide repeat protein, with amino-acid sequence MSKNILRVLIILIVFLFVSCERSKNFGFQNRGERPPTVEDLEAWKERLALNEAEIIELEKKISTMVQKTRSAGALSWKIAQGYMKIGDYDMGVKYYNRALKENNEGKKVEIVGAELHFFEPAIPFFEKALLLKPIDQQLLYETALAYANASKDRGWETVRRQIAIDLFTHLAIQDPRDSRFPFQLALIYFDSSMPDSSWEGVSAGFHDQDKALRILDDILKKEFRNVPARFAKANFLYRLGKSEDAKEEYLKIKKTIEELNDAGLVREGLDKNDSYQNVLQNLKKISENSVKEE; translated from the coding sequence ATGTCAAAAAACATTCTACGTGTTCTCATCATTCTTATCGTTTTTCTTTTCGTTTCCTGCGAAAGATCCAAAAACTTCGGTTTTCAAAATCGAGGCGAAAGGCCTCCCACAGTGGAAGATTTGGAAGCCTGGAAAGAAAGATTGGCTCTCAACGAAGCAGAAATCATCGAACTGGAAAAGAAAATATCAACGATGGTACAAAAGACAAGATCCGCGGGCGCCTTGAGTTGGAAAATCGCGCAGGGTTATATGAAAATCGGCGACTATGATATGGGAGTGAAATACTACAACCGCGCCCTCAAGGAAAATAACGAAGGAAAGAAGGTGGAAATCGTAGGAGCCGAACTTCATTTTTTCGAACCTGCGATTCCTTTTTTTGAAAAAGCACTTCTTCTCAAACCAATCGACCAACAGCTGTTATACGAAACGGCTCTCGCTTATGCAAACGCCTCGAAGGACAGGGGTTGGGAAACCGTACGAAGACAGATCGCGATCGATCTTTTTACGCACCTCGCGATCCAAGATCCGAGGGATTCCCGATTTCCGTTTCAATTGGCGTTGATTTATTTCGATTCTTCCATGCCCGATTCTTCTTGGGAAGGTGTGTCCGCCGGGTTCCACGATCAGGACAAGGCGTTGAGAATTCTGGACGATATTCTAAAAAAAGAATTTAGAAACGTTCCCGCTCGTTTTGCAAAAGCTAACTTCTTATACAGACTCGGAAAATCCGAAGACGCAAAGGAAGAATATCTGAAAATCAAAAAGACGATCGAAGAATTGAACGATGCCGGTTTGGTTCGAGAAGGTCTGGATAAGAACGATTCTTATCAAAACGTTCTTCAAAATTTAAAAAAGATCTCCGAGAATTCAGTGAAAGAAGAATGA
- a CDS encoding DoxX family membrane protein, translating to MKKIGKIVYAVPFAIFGLFHFLSAPAMSGMVPPYIPFPVIWVYLLGLALIAAAVSIITGIKTHLATILLAVLLGIFIVLVHLPGAAAGNQMSTVSLLKDLSLLGAALLIAGSTKD from the coding sequence ATGAAAAAAATAGGTAAAATCGTATATGCGGTTCCCTTTGCGATTTTCGGATTGTTCCATTTCCTTTCCGCTCCGGCGATGTCCGGTATGGTTCCTCCCTACATTCCGTTTCCGGTGATCTGGGTTTATCTTCTCGGTTTGGCGCTGATCGCGGCGGCGGTCTCCATCATTACAGGAATCAAAACTCATCTCGCGACCATTCTTCTCGCGGTTCTTCTCGGGATTTTTATCGTTTTGGTTCACCTTCCGGGCGCGGCCGCGGGAAATCAAATGTCAACCGTATCCCTTCTCAAAGATCTTTCTTTGCTTGGAGCGGCTCTTTTGATCGCTGGTTCTACGAAAGACTAA
- a CDS encoding GNAT family N-acetyltransferase produces the protein MDIKKLDKSDSHWIYLLENTCFGADAWTEEMILSHFLESEGVGVKDLGYVLYKIIGEEIEIFKVAIHPSQRREGRAKRLLESLLNAQKGKTFFLEVSAHNLSAIGLYTSCGFQRIHIRKHYYNDGSDALVFKKIPADDFENYSFDVPS, from the coding sequence TTGGATATAAAAAAACTCGATAAATCGGATTCGCACTGGATCTATCTCCTCGAAAACACTTGTTTTGGAGCGGATGCTTGGACGGAAGAGATGATACTTTCCCATTTTTTAGAATCGGAAGGGGTCGGGGTCAAGGATCTGGGTTACGTTCTTTACAAAATTATCGGAGAAGAAATCGAAATTTTTAAGGTCGCCATTCATCCTTCCCAGAGAAGAGAGGGAAGAGCAAAGCGACTTTTGGAATCTTTGCTAAACGCACAAAAGGGAAAGACTTTTTTCTTAGAGGTTAGTGCCCACAATCTTTCAGCGATCGGTCTTTATACTTCCTGCGGCTTTCAAAGAATTCATATAAGAAAACACTACTATAACGACGGTTCGGATGCGCTCGTTTTCAAAAAAATCCCCGCGGATGATTTTGAAAACTACAGCTTCGACGTTCCGAGTTAG